A part of Solicola gregarius genomic DNA contains:
- a CDS encoding alkaline phosphatase D family protein, protein MSTLSRRRVLSTGAAVSAGAATSALPPSSAAAHRDHFRHGIASGDPLPHSVVLWSRVTPTSASTPGSGHGPRVNVRWEIATDRRFRNLAGRGTARTGPGRDHTVKVDASGLKPDTTYFYRFTYDGTHSPIGRTRTAPADNASPRRLRFGVVSCANLQAGYFAAYRHLAGHDLDAVIHLGDYVYEYGPGEYGYGKDDANVRKHQPRHEMVSLADYRQRHAQYKRDPDLGALHAKVPFIVTWDDHETANDAWRGGAENHDPATERNWRRRRADARRAYDEWMPVRMNGSATLGDGVRLYRRLRFGRLAELSMLDLRSYRDEQASSPVFGGVSDPDRTITGERQLSWLRKGLATDSQWKLIGNPVMIAPVQIPPLSADVSRAVERTLGDASVQRVDGIAYNVDQWDGYTADRLRLLRHIADHGITDTVFLTGDIHSSWACDIPRNAAIYPLGDTVATELVCSSVTSNNLDDLLGVPPRTGSLAVEAALQTLNRHVRYLNFDDHGYSVLDVTPARVQMDWYKIGDRADRRTRAQHQASWAVEAGSQKVRPAAAPVEG, encoded by the coding sequence GTGAGTACGCTGTCCCGCCGTCGCGTCCTGTCCACCGGAGCCGCCGTATCAGCGGGCGCCGCAACATCGGCTCTACCGCCGAGTTCGGCCGCCGCTCATCGCGACCACTTTCGGCACGGCATCGCGTCGGGTGACCCGCTTCCCCACAGTGTCGTGCTCTGGAGCCGCGTCACACCGACGTCCGCCTCGACGCCTGGATCGGGTCACGGGCCACGTGTCAACGTACGTTGGGAGATCGCGACCGATCGCCGTTTCCGCAATCTCGCGGGTCGGGGCACCGCGCGTACCGGGCCGGGGCGGGATCACACCGTCAAGGTCGACGCGTCGGGACTCAAACCGGACACGACGTACTTCTACCGCTTCACATACGACGGCACTCACTCCCCCATTGGCCGTACGCGCACCGCACCCGCGGACAACGCGTCGCCCCGGCGGCTCCGCTTCGGCGTCGTGTCGTGCGCCAACCTGCAAGCCGGCTACTTCGCGGCGTACCGACACCTCGCCGGCCACGATCTCGACGCGGTGATCCACCTCGGCGACTACGTGTACGAGTACGGCCCGGGCGAGTACGGCTACGGCAAGGACGACGCCAACGTACGCAAGCACCAACCCCGGCACGAGATGGTGAGCCTCGCCGACTACCGGCAGCGGCACGCACAGTACAAGCGCGACCCCGACCTGGGTGCGCTGCACGCGAAGGTGCCGTTCATCGTCACGTGGGACGACCACGAGACCGCCAACGACGCCTGGCGGGGTGGCGCCGAGAACCACGACCCGGCGACAGAGCGAAACTGGCGTCGCCGCAGAGCCGACGCGCGGCGGGCGTACGACGAGTGGATGCCGGTCAGGATGAACGGGAGCGCCACGCTCGGCGACGGTGTCCGGCTGTACCGGCGGCTCCGCTTCGGGAGGCTCGCCGAGCTGTCGATGCTCGACCTGCGCTCGTACCGGGATGAGCAGGCGTCGAGCCCGGTCTTCGGCGGCGTGAGCGACCCGGATCGTACGATCACCGGCGAGCGCCAGCTGTCGTGGCTGCGCAAGGGTCTCGCGACCGACTCGCAGTGGAAGCTGATCGGCAACCCGGTGATGATCGCGCCGGTGCAGATTCCACCGCTCAGTGCCGACGTCTCGCGGGCGGTCGAACGGACGCTGGGCGACGCGTCCGTACAGCGCGTCGACGGCATCGCGTACAACGTCGACCAGTGGGACGGCTACACCGCCGACCGCTTGCGGCTGCTGCGCCACATCGCCGACCACGGGATCACCGACACGGTGTTCCTCACCGGCGACATCCACTCTTCGTGGGCGTGCGACATCCCCCGCAACGCCGCGATCTACCCACTCGGCGACACGGTCGCGACCGAGCTGGTGTGCAGCTCGGTGACCAGCAACAACCTCGACGACCTCCTCGGGGTCCCGCCGCGCACCGGCTCGCTCGCGGTCGAGGCGGCGCTGCAGACGCTCAACCGGCACGTGCGCTACCTGAACTTCGACGACCACGGCTACTCCGTCCTCGACGTCACTCCGGCTCGCGTGCAGATGGACTGGTACAAGATCGGCGACCGCGCCGACCGACGTACGCGTGCGCAACATCAGGCGTCGTGGGCGGTCGAGGCCGGATCCCAGAAGGTACGTCCGGCGGCCGCGCCGGTGGAGGGCTGA
- a CDS encoding alkaline phosphatase family protein, with translation MSTRRTFLRASAAGGASVVLSGAAGSPRASAARRDDPRVYVLVIDGCRPDEIDDELTPRLAALRRAGRSYPQARSVPIMETLPNHAMMMAGVRPDRSGVPANSFYDAHEGAVRDLDRASDLRFPTVLQRLRTKGLTTGTVLSKKYLYSLFGERATYRWEPEPLMPITDHALDGFTHAALGAMVRDADPHLLFANFGDIDRFGHADLTGGSIKLLRRLALASTDRLIGDFVDFLKESGRWRRSVLVVLADHSMDWSDPFSFVSLADAFKDDSLLAGNVAYADNGGADLLTWTGPKPQRDKAVRRMRRLARDVPGVLSLHDPHALRLGPRGGDLVAYCRSGWRFSDPNPLANPIPGNHGHPATAPIPFFIAGGSPLVRRGASSARARTLDVAPTVGEVFGLRPPRGGYDGRSRV, from the coding sequence ATGTCGACCCGCCGCACGTTCCTGCGGGCCTCCGCGGCCGGCGGCGCCTCCGTCGTGTTGTCCGGAGCGGCGGGCAGCCCGCGGGCGTCGGCCGCGCGACGCGACGACCCGCGGGTGTACGTACTCGTCATCGACGGCTGCCGTCCCGACGAGATCGACGACGAGCTCACGCCTCGGCTGGCCGCGCTACGCCGGGCCGGCCGCTCGTACCCGCAGGCGCGCTCGGTGCCGATCATGGAGACGCTGCCCAACCACGCCATGATGATGGCCGGCGTACGCCCCGACCGCTCGGGCGTGCCGGCGAACTCGTTCTACGACGCGCACGAGGGTGCGGTACGCGACCTCGACCGGGCGAGCGACCTACGGTTCCCGACGGTGCTGCAACGCCTTCGTACGAAGGGACTCACCACCGGCACGGTGCTGAGCAAGAAGTACCTCTACAGCCTGTTCGGCGAGCGCGCGACGTACCGCTGGGAGCCGGAGCCGCTGATGCCGATCACCGACCACGCGCTCGACGGCTTCACACATGCCGCGCTCGGGGCAATGGTCCGCGACGCCGACCCGCACCTGCTGTTCGCGAACTTCGGCGACATCGACCGCTTCGGGCACGCCGACCTCACGGGCGGAAGCATCAAGCTGCTCCGTCGGCTCGCCCTCGCCAGCACGGACAGGCTGATCGGCGACTTCGTCGACTTCCTGAAGGAGTCGGGTCGATGGCGGCGCAGCGTGCTGGTCGTGCTCGCCGACCACAGCATGGACTGGTCGGACCCGTTCTCCTTCGTGTCGCTCGCCGACGCGTTCAAGGACGACTCGCTGCTCGCCGGCAACGTCGCGTACGCCGACAACGGCGGAGCCGACCTGCTCACCTGGACCGGTCCGAAACCTCAACGCGATAAGGCCGTTCGACGCATGCGGAGACTCGCCCGCGACGTGCCGGGTGTGCTGTCGCTGCACGACCCGCACGCGCTGCGCCTCGGTCCGAGGGGTGGCGACCTGGTCGCATACTGCCGGTCGGGTTGGCGTTTCAGCGACCCGAACCCGCTCGCGAACCCGATACCCGGCAACCACGGTCATCCGGCGACGGCACCGATCCCGTTCTTCATCGCCGGCGGCTCGCCGCTCGTACGCCGCGGTGCCTCGAGTGCCCGGGCGCGTACGCTCGACGTCGCACCGACGGTCGGCGAGGTATTCGGCCTGCGGCCGCCGCGCGGCGGGTACGACGGCCGGTCGCGGGTCTGA
- a CDS encoding DMT family transporter, whose amino-acid sequence MSTLPLVLVLVGAVTHATWNIAAKRASDAGSAFVGAYTILSAAFVLPAGAIWLVADPARPAWSWLWSGCLSAAFHLGYGLLLQKSYAVGDLNVAYPVSRAVGPLLTIIVAAGLLGEQISGVALAGALVTIIGVGVIAWPLGDGRVARNDVALGAVFGAMTGCFIAGYTLWDDHSVNALEVPPLPYYIVTGTVQAIVLSPLLVRKRAALAVTLRRHYRSAIVVAALVPFSYVIVLVAMQLAPVSLVAALRATSIALASVAGWLLFREPHPRQRIAGAAIVVCGVAAIALG is encoded by the coding sequence GTGTCGACCCTGCCGCTCGTTCTCGTCCTCGTCGGCGCGGTCACACATGCGACCTGGAACATAGCGGCGAAGCGGGCTTCCGATGCCGGTAGCGCCTTCGTCGGTGCGTACACCATCTTGTCGGCGGCATTCGTACTGCCCGCCGGCGCCATCTGGCTCGTCGCCGATCCCGCCCGGCCCGCCTGGTCCTGGCTCTGGTCGGGGTGCCTCAGCGCGGCCTTCCACCTCGGCTACGGGCTCCTGTTGCAGAAGTCGTACGCAGTCGGTGACCTGAACGTCGCGTACCCGGTCTCGCGAGCGGTCGGGCCGCTGCTCACGATCATCGTCGCCGCAGGTCTGTTGGGAGAACAGATATCCGGTGTCGCGCTCGCCGGCGCACTTGTCACGATCATCGGCGTCGGTGTGATCGCCTGGCCGCTCGGCGACGGCCGAGTCGCCCGCAACGACGTTGCCCTGGGTGCAGTGTTCGGCGCAATGACGGGCTGCTTCATCGCCGGGTACACGCTCTGGGACGACCACAGCGTCAACGCACTCGAGGTGCCGCCGCTCCCCTACTACATCGTCACCGGCACGGTGCAGGCCATCGTGTTGAGTCCACTTCTCGTGCGCAAGCGAGCGGCACTGGCCGTGACCCTGCGCCGGCACTACCGCAGCGCCATCGTCGTTGCCGCGCTCGTCCCCTTCTCGTACGTGATCGTGCTCGTGGCGATGCAGCTCGCGCCGGTGTCGCTCGTCGCTGCCCTGCGCGCGACCAGCATTGCCCTTGCAAGCGTCGCCGGATGGCTGCTGTTTCGTGAGCCGCACCCGCGGCAGCGGATCGCCGGTGCCGCGATCGTCGTCTGCGGCGTCGCTGCGATCGCTCTTGGATGA